In the Anaerolineae bacterium genome, TCTCCGCCTGGCTGCGGCCGGGCCAGCGCAACGAGCTGCTCGTTCGGGTCGTGGACCCCGGCGCAGATCCGGAGCGCTACGCTGACTTCCCGATGGCCGAGATCCCGCATGGCAAGCAGTCGTGGTATGGGCCACAGGGCGGGCTATGGCAATCGGTCTGGATCGAAGCACGGTACCCGATCTATCTGCATCCGATCCGCATCACGCCCGATCCACACCATGCGCAGGTCACGATAGATGCGCGGTTCAACGCGCCGGCGGCTCCCGGCATGGCGCTCACCCTTGTGATCAGTGATCCCGATGGTAAGATGGTGGCTCAGGGGACCAGAGAGCTGCCCATCGGAGCCACCTCTGCCTCCATGACACTGGATGTGCCCGGCTTTCGCTGGTGGTCTCCCGAATCGCCAGCCCTCTACCGAGCCGAGGCCCGCCTCCTAGTTCACGGGTCCACCGTGGATGTGACGGACGACACCTTCGGCTTTCGCACCATTGAAGCGAAGGAGGGACGCATTTGGCTCAACGGCCAGCCCATCTATCTGCGCAGCGCGCTCGACCAGGATTACTATCCAGGCACCATCGGCACGCCCCCGTCGGATGCCTTCCTGGACGATCAGTTCCGCAAGGCGAAGGAGCTAGGACTGAATTCGTTGCGCCTCCACATCAAGGTGGGTGATCCTCGTTATTACCGGGCCGCCGATCGAGCCGGCTTGCTCATCTGGAGCGAGATCCCCAACTGGGCCCTGCTGACGGAGAAGGCCAAGGCACGAGCCAAGGCCACCCTGGAGGGGATGATCGAACGGGACTGGAATCGGCCTTCGCTCATCGCCTGGTCCATCATCAACGAGGGATGGGGGCTGGACCTGCCGAACGATGCCACGCACCGGGCCTGGCTCAAGGAGATGACCGCTTACGCCAGGCAGCTCGACCCATACCGGCTGGTCGTGGACAACTCGCCCTGCCCGCCCAATTTCCACATCCAAAGCGACCTGGACGACTATCACATTTATCGCGCGATCCCAGACCACTACCGTGAGTTCGATGCCTGGGTCGAAGAGTTCGCCACTCGCCCGAACTGGACGTACAGCCCTTTTGGGGACGCCGTGCGGACCCGCCAGGAGCCGCTGGTCGTATCCGAGTTCGGCAACTGGGGGCTACCCGACGCCGATCTACTCTCCGCCCATGGCGAGCCGTGGTGGTTCGAGACCGGGCTGGAGTGGGGCGACGGAGTAGTATATCCTCATGGCGTGCAACGGCGATGTCGGCTGTGGGGCCTGGATCGGGTCTTCGGCAGCTACCAGAAGCTCGTCGAGGCCACGCAATGGCAAGAGTACCTGGCACTGAAGTTCGAGATCGAGGCGATCCGCCGGCGGCCTGCTATCCAAGGCTATGTCATCACCGAGTTCACCGATGTGCATTGGGAGTGTAATGGGCTATTGGATATGGAGCGCCGGCCTAAGGCGTTCCATCAGATGCTGCGTCGCATCAACGCCGACGATGTGGTCGTGCCTGCTAGCGAGCGATGGGCCTATTGGGCGGGCGAGCCGGTAGCCGTGCAGGTGTGGCTCTCCCATTATGGCGCGGCCATCCCGGGGGCCGGCGTGGTGCGCTGGCAGGTGGAAGGGACGGTGCTGGCCGGGGAGATGCCCGCGCCGCCTCTCGCGCGCGGCCAGGTGGTGAATCTGGGCGAGATCACCTTCGCTGCGCCGGAGGTAACCGGGGAGTATGGGCGACAGTTCACGCTCAGCCTGTGCTGGCAGGGGGCTGATGGCCGCGTGGTGGCCGAAAACGACTTCACCTTCAGCGTGTTCCCGCTCGGATTGCGATCGGTTGCGCCCGAAGCGGCCTTGTGGACGCCAAATAGCGAGCTGATGGATCGGTTGCGAGGGCTGTCATGGCCTGTAGCAGATGCGCTGAGGCCGAACGCCCTCGTCATCGCACGTCAGTTGGACCTTGAATTACACCGTTGGGTGCAGCATGGAGGGCATCTGTTGCTGTTGGCCGATGGGCCTGAGGCGCTGAGCGCGCCACTGCCGCATGTTCGCGTGGTGCCCAGGCAGGGCACCGTATGGCAGGGAGATTGGGCTAGTTCGTTCTCCTGGTTGAGGCGAACCGGCCCGTACGCAGCGCTGCCAGGTGGGCCGCTCCTGGACTTCAGCTTTAGCCGCGTGATCCCGGAGCATATCATCGCTGGGCTATCGCCCTGGGATTTTGAGACCGATGTGGATGCGGGGTTATTCGTCGGGTGGATCCACAAGCCGGTGGCGCTGATCGCTCGGGTGCGCTATGGGCGCGGCGTGGTATTGATCACCACGTTCCGGATATGCCACGAGAACGTCGGCGAGGATCCTGTGGCGACGGCGCTGTTGCGAGCGCTGGTGTCTCGGCTCTCACCTACCCATTAGAGCTGGTGTGGTTTCCTGAAGTCTCAGTTGAGCAGGTGCCATTCCGCTTAAACCTTTTGCCCACCTTCATCATCCGACGTATAATGTCCCCGGAGGTGAGGGGTGGAGCGAGCTGCTGATTGGATGGATCAGGCCCAGGGTGATCTGGCACATGCCAAGAGCGATGCGGAGCGTGGATTTTACGATTGGGCTTGCTTTTCCGCTCAACAAGCGGCTGAAAAGGCGGTCAAAGCAGTCTTCCAGAAAATGGGTGCCGAAGCATGGGGACACTCGGTTGCCGATCTTTTGGAGGAGCTGGCCAAGTCAAGCCCGGTGCCTGAGGAACTCAAGGACATCGCGTTAGAGTTGGATAAGGCGTATATCCCCACGCGCTATCCAAACGCTCACCCTTCTGGCTCGCCGCGACGCCGCTATACTCGTACGGAGGCCGAACGGATGACGGCCTATGCCGAGAAAATCGTCCGGTTTTGTGAAGGTCTTTTATCCGCCCTTCAGCCGTGAAGAATTGATCACCCTGCTGCGTCAGCGAGTGAGCATGTTGCAAGAGAAGCTGCCGTTGAAGCGAGTGGTGCTCTTCGGCTCTTATGCTCAGGGCAGACAGACTATCGCTAGCGATGTAGATTTGTTGGTCATCTATGCCGGAGAGCCTCGAGAGGATGCTTACGCCCTGGTAAAGCGGACGCTAGGCATTCGCCTCCTTGAGCCACACGTGTACGCGGAGAGAGAGTACGAGCAAGCGAAGGAAACGTTGGAATGGATGGTCAAAGGCGGCATCCTCATAGAGTAGAGCGTAGATAGGCCACCCGCTTAGCAGCAACGTTGCTGATCATCGCCAGCTTAGCCGCCATTGGCTTGCAGAGGAAGGGACACTGGCTGGCCGGTGCGTGCCGATTGGTAGATCGCCAGGATGATCTCCACCGATTTACGCCCCTCTTCGCCTGAGACGGGCATGGGCTTGCCTTCCAAGATCGCGTTGACCGACGCCTGAAAAATGGGAAGATGGGCTTTCCACCAGGGCGCGCCCGGCTCCGGCACATAGGTGCCGGCCAGTTCTGGATCGTCCTCGGAGGGCATCCCGTCGCCCTCGGCCACTTTGCACTCCACCAGCCGATTGTCCTCGATGGAAGCGCCGCCCCGATCACCATGGATGTCCAAGCGGGCTGAAAAGCCAGGATTAGCTGCGGTTGTCCCTTCAACGATCCCCAACGCCCCGCTGCGAAACCGCAAGACGGCCGTGGCCACGTCTTCTGTTTCGATCTCATGGGCCAGCGTGTTGGTATAGGCGAAGACCTGCTCCACCGGCCCCATGCACCATTGAAGCAAGTCCACATAGTGGATGGATTGGTTCATCAGCGCGCCGCCGCCATCCAGCGCCCAGGTGCCGCGCCAACGGGCGATATGAAAATATTCCTGCGTCCGCCACCAGCGCACCAGCGCGTTGCCCAGCACTGGTCGGCCGAAGATCCCTCGCCGCATGGCCAGATACAGTCGCATCACGTCACGGTGAAAACGGTTCTGAAAGATGACGCCCAAACGCACGCCCGCCTCTCGGGCCGCAGCGATCATGCGGTCGGCATCGGCTAGGTGGATGGCCATCGGCTTCTCAGTCAGGATATGCTTACCCGCACGGGCCGCCTCGATCGCCTGTTCGGCGTGCATCCCGCTAGGCGTGCCGATGGTCACCGCGTCGATATCAGGCCGCGCCAACATCTCCCGGTAATCCTGATACCAGGCCACGCCATAGCGCTCAGCCACCCTCTGCGCCACCTCCGGCACAGCGTCAGCCACAGCCACCAGCCGTGCCCCTCGCACCGCTTGCAACACCTCAGCGTGCACGGTGCCGATCACGCCGCAACCGATCACCCCAAAGCGGATCTCGTCACTCACGGCGGCTTCCTCCTCCCCCCTGTGTTTCATGATCAAACCTCCCTCGCCTGTGCTTCAGATGGGTGTTCGCGCATCAGCTCACGCCCCCACGCGCGTAGCCGCGCTGATACGATCGCGCGCCGTTGCGCTAGCAGCCGCTGCATCGCCGGCGCCCTCAGCGAAGGCGTCGCCATGATCAGAGCGTCCTCGTTGTTATCGCTGTAGTAGCGCCGACGTACCCCTGTCTGTTCGAAACCGGTGCGACGATACAGTCGCTGGGCTGTCAGATTGCTTGCGCGCACCTCGAGCGTCGCCCGCTCCGCCCCTACTGATCGGCTTAGATCGAGCAGATGCAGCAGAAGCCACTCGCCCAGGCCGTGCCGTCGGAAGGAGGGGTGGGTGGCAAGGGTGCAGATGTGCGCCTCCTCTTCTAAGAGCCAAAGCCCTCCGTAGGCCAATAATGCGGGCAAAGTCGTGAAGCGTGCTACGGGGCGCACGGCTAGGTAATACCCGTTGGGATTCTGGGTGAGCTCGTAGCGGTAGACGCTACGCGGCCACGGAAGGGCGAAGCTGGCCTGTTCCAATGACATGAGCTCGTCCAGATCTTCCAGGCGCAGAGGGGTCACCACCACAGGTAACACGCCGGAGTTCTCAACCTCGTTCATGCGCTTTCCCCCGACGGTTCATGCAGATAGATCGGGCTGAGGGTCGCCGGATCGTCTATCTTCCCCGCCTGCCAACGCGCCCAGGCGATCTCCGCGAGCATCCCCGCGCGGCGCAAGCGCATCGCCGGCGGCGCCAGCAGAAATCGCTCACCCAGGAGATGGCTCAGGCGATCGGCGTTCTGGGCTAACAGCTCACCACTGAACAGGGTCGGCTCATCCGCTGCGGCAGCCACGGCGTCTACTGGGCTCAGCCGGTAGCCGGTGACCGTTTCCCAGCCGTTGGCGGTATGGCGATAGAGCGCCCAGCACAGGCGGCCGCGGCCGGCCTGTACCACTGCACACACCGGGCGCGGCTGCCATTGGTGGGGATAGGCGACCACGTCAAGGGTGGGCACCCCGATGAGCGCTGCCCCAGTGGCCAGTGTTAGCCCTTTGGCCAGGCTTAGCGCCACGCGTAACCCGGTGAACGAGCCGGGGCCCAGCGACACGGCCACCGCGAGGAGCTGAGATGGATACACCCCCGCTTGAGCGAGCAAGGCGCTCACATGAGGAGCCAGCTCAACGGTATGCCGCCGGGCTGAATGCCAGCTATGCTCGGCCACCACGCGCCACCCGTCGTAGAGCGCGATGCTGGCCAAATCGGTAGCCGTGTCGAGAGCAAGCAGCATGCGGTCTCGCCAGAATCCCCATGAGCTGTGTACCGGCACCAGCCTTCTTGGAGCCGAGATAAGCGATCAGCCTCAAGCGCATGTAGAGGCTTTTGCCTGCCGCAGCGCGCGGACCAACGCTGCATAACGAGCGCCGCGCCCCACGATCTCGATCTCGCGCTCCGATGGACCGGCCCAAGCCAAGGTCACATCCAACCGCTCGGCCGGCAACAGTCCCCGCTTACCAGGCGTTGAGGCCAAGCGATCGGCCCATTCGATCACACAAACCCCGTCATTGGATAACAGCTCTTCCAGCCCGATCTCCCACGCTTCAACGGGAGCATCAGTCAGGCGGTAACAGTCCACATGATAGAGCGGCGGTGTAGAGCGGTATTCGTTGATCAGAATAAAAGTCGGGCTGGTGACCGGTTGGGTGATCCCCAGCCCGCGCGCCAGGCCCTGTACCAACGTGGTCTTCCCCGCGCCCAGATCGCCGAAGAGGGCGATGACATCCCCTGCCTGCACCCATACCGCCAGCGCAGTCCCCAGCGCGGCCGTCTCCTCGGGCGCGCGACTATGGCAGACCCACCGTTCCTCTTCAGGCGGAGAAGCTTGACCAGATGCAGAGATGCTCACAAGAGGGATTATACTGCGAAGCCGTTAGCCGTCCAATCCAGAGGGATCGGTTATAACAGTCCTCCGGGTATACATGCCGAGGAGGCCCCCTCCCCCGAGCTTGGGGAAGGGGGCCAGTGAAATAAAGCCCTTTCCCGAACCGGTGCTCTGGGCAGCCGATGGCATTACGGCCCCCGCAAGATCAACGGCAGGTAGGTCGGCGAGCTTCCAACGAAGATCCTCCGACTGGCCATGCCGCTTTGGCCATCGCGGTCGGTCACGACCAAGGTGATCTGATGCCATCCCCACTGGAGCCCCCGCACCGAGAGATGGCGACCAGTGCCCAGGTTTCCTTGCCGGTCGGAAAGCCAGCTCAGCCCGGCATCGGGCAGGTTGCCGTCCTCAACAATGAAAGCGGTCGGCTCCGGATGATGGCGTTGAAGGACTCTATCACACGGCGTAGTTCTCTGACAAGCTAAGGCTTGCTCAACAGCGGGAGATATAGGCTGTATTTCTGGCCATAGTGCGCCGAGGCGACGACATAGGGCGACTCTGCCGAGGCGGCAACGGCCTTGACCCGGTATTGATAGATGCCATCCACCAGGTTGAAGGCATCCGTGTAGCCGGTGGCGTTGGCAGGCAGGGCCGCGATCACCTCGAAGCTGGCGACGCCCGGCGCGCGCCGCTCCACTACATACGCGCTCTCATTGGTTGCGTTGTCCTGCCAGGCGAGCTGCACGCTGCCCTGCTGCACACGAACGCGAAGCTGTGTAGGCGCCGGCAATGTGGCAGGCAGGGTCGCGGCGCTCACCGGGCCGGCCAGACCGGAGTCGCCCGTTGCGTTCCGGGCGCGCACTTTGTAGAAGTAGGTCGTGCCTGGAGCCAGGTCCCGATCCGTGAAGAGGGTCGCACCGGCGCCCACGGAACCGACCACGGCATAGGTCCCATCTGCCCTGTCGCTGCGCAGGACCTCGAAGCCCAAGAGCTGGCTGGCGTCGCCCGCGTAGCTCCATCGCACCTCGACGGACTCGGACGACCGTGGTGCAGCCTGGAGATTGCTGGGCGCGCCAGGCAGCGGCGGCAGGGCTTCCACCGGCTCCGAGAAGGCATAGTCAGAGGAGAACACCGCGTCGCCTGTCTGAGCGGCCTCGACGCTTGCGCCCGCCTCGGCGGCCATGGCGCCCTCACCCTCGGTAACCACGATGCTCATGTCCGCCTCGATCGTCGTGACGCCCTCGCCCAACTCGGCAGCTATGATACCCTCGCCTGGCTCGGCAGCCATAGCGGCGGCGCCGCTGAGGCCGTCAGCCTCGCTGCCCAGCGCCTGCACCCGGAAGACGAAGGGCTGGCCGGCCGGCAGTTGGGTCGCGGTGAACGACGTGGCGTTGGCCGGGGCGTTGCCGATCC is a window encoding:
- a CDS encoding beta galactosidase jelly roll domain-containing protein produces the protein MTVRDHLSLDGAWDFQFDPAGDLSPGQITAWRTAQVPMPWQAQFPDLHEATGIGWYRKSFEVPTSWAGRAAVLHFGAADYFAEVWVNGHYVGSHEGGHLPFEFEVSAWLRPGQRNELLVRVVDPGADPERYADFPMAEIPHGKQSWYGPQGGLWQSVWIEARYPIYLHPIRITPDPHHAQVTIDARFNAPAAPGMALTLVISDPDGKMVAQGTRELPIGATSASMTLDVPGFRWWSPESPALYRAEARLLVHGSTVDVTDDTFGFRTIEAKEGRIWLNGQPIYLRSALDQDYYPGTIGTPPSDAFLDDQFRKAKELGLNSLRLHIKVGDPRYYRAADRAGLLIWSEIPNWALLTEKAKARAKATLEGMIERDWNRPSLIAWSIINEGWGLDLPNDATHRAWLKEMTAYARQLDPYRLVVDNSPCPPNFHIQSDLDDYHIYRAIPDHYREFDAWVEEFATRPNWTYSPFGDAVRTRQEPLVVSEFGNWGLPDADLLSAHGEPWWFETGLEWGDGVVYPHGVQRRCRLWGLDRVFGSYQKLVEATQWQEYLALKFEIEAIRRRPAIQGYVITEFTDVHWECNGLLDMERRPKAFHQMLRRINADDVVVPASERWAYWAGEPVAVQVWLSHYGAAIPGAGVVRWQVEGTVLAGEMPAPPLARGQVVNLGEITFAAPEVTGEYGRQFTLSLCWQGADGRVVAENDFTFSVFPLGLRSVAPEAALWTPNSELMDRLRGLSWPVADALRPNALVIARQLDLELHRWVQHGGHLLLLADGPEALSAPLPHVRVVPRQGTVWQGDWASSFSWLRRTGPYAALPGGPLLDFSFSRVIPEHIIAGLSPWDFETDVDAGLFVGWIHKPVALIARVRYGRGVVLITTFRICHENVGEDPVATALLRALVSRLSPTH
- a CDS encoding HEPN domain-containing protein: MERAADWMDQAQGDLAHAKSDAERGFYDWACFSAQQAAEKAVKAVFQKMGAEAWGHSVADLLEELAKSSPVPEELKDIALELDKAYIPTRYPNAHPSGSPRRRYTRTEAERMTAYAEKIVRFCEGLLSALQP
- a CDS encoding nucleotidyltransferase domain-containing protein, which gives rise to MKVFYPPFSREELITLLRQRVSMLQEKLPLKRVVLFGSYAQGRQTIASDVDLLVIYAGEPREDAYALVKRTLGIRLLEPHVYAEREYEQAKETLEWMVKGGILIE
- a CDS encoding Gfo/Idh/MocA family oxidoreductase; translation: MKHRGEEEAAVSDEIRFGVIGCGVIGTVHAEVLQAVRGARLVAVADAVPEVAQRVAERYGVAWYQDYREMLARPDIDAVTIGTPSGMHAEQAIEAARAGKHILTEKPMAIHLADADRMIAAAREAGVRLGVIFQNRFHRDVMRLYLAMRRGIFGRPVLGNALVRWWRTQEYFHIARWRGTWALDGGGALMNQSIHYVDLLQWCMGPVEQVFAYTNTLAHEIETEDVATAVLRFRSGALGIVEGTTAANPGFSARLDIHGDRGGASIEDNRLVECKVAEGDGMPSEDDPELAGTYVPEPGAPWWKAHLPIFQASVNAILEGKPMPVSGEEGRKSVEIILAIYQSARTGQPVSLPLQANGG
- the rimI gene encoding ribosomal protein S18-alanine N-acetyltransferase, with protein sequence MNEVENSGVLPVVVTPLRLEDLDELMSLEQASFALPWPRSVYRYELTQNPNGYYLAVRPVARFTTLPALLAYGGLWLLEEEAHICTLATHPSFRRHGLGEWLLLHLLDLSRSVGAERATLEVRASNLTAQRLYRRTGFEQTGVRRRYYSDNNEDALIMATPSLRAPAMQRLLAQRRAIVSARLRAWGRELMREHPSEAQAREV
- the tsaB gene encoding tRNA (adenosine(37)-N6)-threonylcarbamoyltransferase complex dimerization subunit type 1 TsaB, whose protein sequence is MPVHSSWGFWRDRMLLALDTATDLASIALYDGWRVVAEHSWHSARRHTVELAPHVSALLAQAGVYPSQLLAVAVSLGPGSFTGLRVALSLAKGLTLATGAALIGVPTLDVVAYPHQWQPRPVCAVVQAGRGRLCWALYRHTANGWETVTGYRLSPVDAVAAAADEPTLFSGELLAQNADRLSHLLGERFLLAPPAMRLRRAGMLAEIAWARWQAGKIDDPATLSPIYLHEPSGESA
- the tsaE gene encoding tRNA (adenosine(37)-N6)-threonylcarbamoyltransferase complex ATPase subunit type 1 TsaE, encoding MSISASGQASPPEEERWVCHSRAPEETAALGTALAVWVQAGDVIALFGDLGAGKTTLVQGLARGLGITQPVTSPTFILINEYRSTPPLYHVDCYRLTDAPVEAWEIGLEELLSNDGVCVIEWADRLASTPGKRGLLPAERLDVTLAWAGPSEREIEIVGRGARYAALVRALRQAKASTCA